One segment of Lytechinus pictus isolate F3 Inbred chromosome 13, Lp3.0, whole genome shotgun sequence DNA contains the following:
- the LOC129274212 gene encoding uncharacterized protein LOC129274212: MIKMAEFRGLKYDKLSYFSTLCFIILINASMTFEALSPSYENVTESIEPGYLFAKFASKLSALNFRVARRSNTDAQTQTDGGRGRARGPVAGQCKSQLREDIASEIGPWTSRTPEDRGRRALKPGRASSAQPASTVAVIPSSVFNNSQFRQMIRSQCRSEFPNCYRNKASVLQKVVTDYTNFAKGWLPNCNITRECASMAERGRTEKWLKSRWTRIATNRSANLPVCYEMEDLEELSPERVDGWWFDFCCFTGAICNPFTPAGWGKLLVGDPDSAHQVSQHLSILHNSTCSTEGSRLVGEVGLGSCEIDTIAAWNVLSGPNLAEIQSEAVASLIRCSPGMWINPVRTFEALLNKLTASEVKTVHAMFDAHISAQKGSTSPQIMNSHSSSPIMKRHEFELTPRAVSGIVVVIILISLSILVASWAIYQKVQSWRHPRNHIQYAPIVMQDDFLDVGSQEEMETIGSWSRVEDLGPDSDTEAGRWGRGEGGTG, from the exons ATGATCAAGATGGCTGAATTCCGCGGATTGAAATATGataaattatcatatttcagcaCACTGTGCtttataattttgataaatgcCTCAATGACATTCGAAGCTTTAAGCCCTAGTTATGAAAATGTGACAGAATCAATTGAACCTGGTTATTTATTCGCCAAGTTTGCTTCGAAGTTATCGGCACTCAATTTCAGAGTCGCCCGTCGCAGCAACACCGATGCACAGACGCAGACTGACGGGGGTCGTGGCCGTGCCCGTGGGCCTGTGGCTGGGCAGTGCAAGAGCCAGCTGCGGGAAGACATTGCAAGTGAGATCGGACCCTGGACAAGTCGCACGCCAGAGGACCGGGGACGCCGTGCCTTGAAACCAGGTAGGGCCTCTTCTGCTCAGCCTGCCAGCACAGTAGCGGTCATTCCGTCTTCTGTCTTCAATAATTCCCAGTTTCGTCAAATGATCAGGTCGCAATGCAGGAGTGAATTTCCAAATTGCTACAGAAACAAAGCCAGCGTACTCCAGAAGGTGGTTACAGACTACACAAACTTTGCGAAAGGATGGCTGCCAAATTGTAATATCACCCGAGAATGTGCAAGCATGGCAGAGCGAGGGAGAACAGAAAAGTGGTTGAAATCAAGATGGACACGCATAGCTACAAACCGATCAGCAAATCTGCCGGTCTGTTATGAAATGGAGGATTTGGAAGAGTTATCGCCAGAACGTGTGGATGGATGGTGGTTTGATTTTTGCTGCTTTACTGGAGCCATCTGCAATCCATTCACCCCAGCAGGATGGGGCAAG CTTTTGGTTGGGGACCCTGATTCAGCGCATCAAGTATCTCAGCATCTGAGTATCTTGCATAACTCAACTTGCTCTACAGAGGGCAGCAGACTGGTTGGAGAAGTGGGCCTGGGAAGCTGTGAGATTGATACCATTGCTGCATGGAATGTGCTCAGTGGACCAAACCTTGCCGAG ATCCAGTCTGAGGCAGTGGCATCTCTTATTCGTTGTAGCCCAGGAATGTGGATAAATCCAGTAAG AACCTTTGAGGCTCTGTTAAACAAGCTGACAGCATCAGAAGTCAAGACTGTCCATGCCATGTTTGATGCCCATATCAGTGCACAGAAAGGATCAACCTCACCACAGATAATGAACTCACATTCAAGTTCGCCCATTATG AAGCGACACGAGTTTGAGCTGACCCCGAGGGCGGTGTCCGGTATCGTGGTGGTGATCATCCTCATCTCCCTGAGCATCTTGGTAGCATCATGGGCCATCTACCAGAAGGTCCAGTCTTGGAGACATCCCAGGAACCACATCCAGTACGCTCCTATCGTCATGCAGGATGATTTCCTGGATGTAGGCAGCCAGGAGGAGATGGAGACCATTGGTTCTTGGAGCAGGGTAGAGGACCTAGGACCTGACTCGGATACAGAGGCGGGCCGCTGGGGTCGTGGAGAAGGTGGGACAGGGTGA